From a region of the Nonomuraea helvata genome:
- the hemQ gene encoding hydrogen peroxide-dependent heme synthase, giving the protein MTDAAPRPKARDLNQVIRYTMWSVFQVTEPCPVERDGLAGEVEELLEQAAGKGVVTRGVYDVAGLRADADYMFWWHAATPEDLQDVYARFRRTELGRHSRPVWSAMALHRPAEFNKSHIPAFLAEEEPRAYVSVYPFVRSYEWYLLDDSERRAMLAEHGRMARDYPDVRANTVACFSLNDYEWMLAFEADELHRIVDLMRTLRGAQARRHTRVEIPFYTGARKPVRELVASLP; this is encoded by the coding sequence ATGACAGACGCTGCTCCGCGGCCCAAGGCCCGCGATCTCAACCAGGTGATCCGTTACACGATGTGGTCGGTCTTCCAGGTCACCGAGCCGTGTCCCGTCGAGCGCGACGGCCTGGCGGGCGAGGTCGAGGAGCTGCTCGAGCAGGCCGCCGGCAAGGGCGTCGTGACCAGGGGGGTCTACGACGTGGCCGGGTTGCGGGCCGACGCCGACTACATGTTCTGGTGGCACGCGGCCACGCCCGAGGACCTGCAGGACGTCTACGCCCGCTTCCGCCGCACCGAGCTGGGCCGGCACAGCAGGCCCGTCTGGTCGGCGATGGCGCTGCACCGGCCGGCGGAGTTCAACAAGTCGCACATCCCCGCCTTCCTCGCCGAGGAGGAGCCGCGCGCATACGTGAGCGTCTATCCGTTCGTGCGCTCCTACGAGTGGTATCTGCTGGACGACTCCGAGCGCCGGGCCATGCTGGCCGAGCACGGCCGGATGGCGCGCGACTACCCCGACGTGCGGGCCAACACGGTGGCGTGCTTCTCGCTCAACGACTACGAGTGGATGCTGGCGTTCGAGGCCGACGAGCTGCACCGGATCGTCGACCTGATGCGCACGCTGCGGGGCGCGCAGGCCCGCCGGCACACGCGTGTCGAGATCCCGTTCTACACGGGCGCGCGCAAGCCGGTGCGTGAGCTGGTGGCGTCCCTGCCTTAG
- the msrB gene encoding peptide-methionine (R)-S-oxide reductase MsrB, with protein MEKVVKSEAEWRVQLSPEEFHVLREAGTERPFTGEYVDTKTEGVYSCRACGAELFRSDTKFESHCGWPSFFAPADSDTVRLIEDRSHGMVRTEVRCARCDSHLGHVFHGEGYPTPTDDRYCINSISLRLEPKG; from the coding sequence ATGGAAAAGGTGGTCAAGAGCGAGGCCGAGTGGCGGGTTCAGCTCTCGCCTGAGGAGTTCCACGTCCTCAGGGAGGCCGGGACCGAGCGCCCCTTCACGGGCGAGTACGTCGACACCAAGACCGAGGGCGTCTACTCGTGCCGCGCCTGCGGGGCCGAGCTGTTCCGGTCGGACACGAAGTTCGAGTCGCACTGCGGGTGGCCGAGCTTCTTCGCGCCCGCCGACTCCGACACGGTGCGGCTGATCGAGGACCGCAGCCACGGCATGGTCCGCACCGAGGTGCGGTGCGCGCGGTGCGACTCCCATCTGGGTCACGTCTTCCACGGCGAGGGGTACCCGACGCCGACCGACGACCGTTACTGCATCAACTCGATCTCCCTTAGGCTTGAACCCAAGGGGTGA
- the ligD gene encoding non-homologous end-joining DNA ligase, whose protein sequence is MASPFIELEVGERTVKVTNPDKVYFPGIGATKRELVEYYVSVGEGALRALKDRPTNLKRHPDGVQTEAIYQKRMPPKHPDWLQPVTVTFPSGRTAQSLRVTEVAAIAYAANLGTIDFHPWQVRASDVEHPDELRVDLDPQPGLDFDAARKAALLTREVLGEFGMTGFVKTSGNRGVHIAVRIEPRWDFIQVRHAGIALARAVEERDPALVTTAWWKEERGERVFIDFNQNARDRTVASAYSVRAQPHAPVSTPLTWDELADADPRDFDIRTVPARFAEVGDVHAAIDDAAYSIEPLVELYAKDDRGDMPYPPNYPKMPGEPMRVQPSRARNAD, encoded by the coding sequence ATGGCATCGCCCTTCATAGAGCTCGAGGTGGGGGAGCGGACCGTCAAGGTCACCAACCCCGACAAGGTGTACTTTCCTGGGATCGGCGCCACCAAGCGGGAGCTGGTCGAATATTACGTGAGCGTCGGCGAGGGCGCGCTGCGGGCGCTCAAGGACCGGCCCACCAACCTCAAACGCCACCCCGACGGCGTGCAGACGGAGGCGATCTACCAGAAGCGGATGCCGCCCAAGCACCCCGACTGGCTCCAGCCCGTGACGGTGACCTTCCCGAGCGGCCGTACGGCGCAGTCCCTGCGGGTCACGGAGGTGGCGGCCATCGCCTACGCCGCGAACCTCGGCACCATCGACTTCCACCCCTGGCAGGTGCGGGCCTCGGACGTCGAGCACCCCGACGAGCTCCGCGTCGACCTGGACCCGCAGCCGGGCCTGGACTTCGACGCGGCGCGCAAGGCGGCCCTGCTCACGAGGGAGGTTCTGGGCGAGTTCGGGATGACCGGGTTCGTGAAGACGTCCGGCAACCGCGGCGTCCACATCGCCGTGCGCATCGAGCCGCGCTGGGACTTCATCCAGGTACGCCACGCCGGCATCGCCCTGGCCAGGGCCGTCGAGGAACGGGATCCGGCGCTGGTGACCACGGCGTGGTGGAAGGAGGAGCGTGGCGAGCGGGTGTTCATCGACTTCAACCAGAACGCCCGGGACCGCACGGTGGCCAGCGCCTACTCCGTCAGGGCGCAGCCGCACGCCCCCGTCTCGACCCCGCTGACCTGGGACGAGCTGGCGGACGCCGACCCGCGCGACTTCGACATCCGTACGGTTCCTGCGCGGTTCGCCGAGGTGGGCGACGTGCACGCGGCCATCGACGACGCGGCGTACTCGATCGAGCCGCTGGTGGAGCTCTACGCCAAGGACGACCGGGGCGACATGCCGTACCCGCCGAACTATCCCAAGATGCCGGGCGAGCCGATGCGCGTGCAGCCGAGCCGGGCGCGGAACGCCGACTAG
- a CDS encoding MBL fold metallo-hydrolase translates to MKGSLQFVGNATTLIRYNGLTLLTDPNFLHQGQRAYLGYGLSTRRLTDPALEIEDLPPIDAVVLSHLHGDHWDRVTRKGLDRDTPVITTTAAARRLRRRGFRRTVGLEEWRTHELRGPHGSVRITALPAKHAPGPAEALLPPVIGTMLEFCNPDERVELRIHVSGDTLLDRRLDAIPRRFPDIDLALVHLGGTRLLGLVLVTMDGEQGASWVDLMNPHAVVPVHYDDYAAFSSPLDDFRHHIEQNGLADRVVYLKRGETRELAPHHLVR, encoded by the coding sequence GTGAAAGGGAGCCTGCAGTTCGTCGGCAACGCGACGACGCTGATCCGCTACAACGGCCTCACGCTGCTGACCGATCCCAACTTCCTGCATCAGGGCCAGCGGGCGTACCTGGGCTACGGCCTGTCCACCCGCCGCCTCACCGATCCCGCTCTGGAGATCGAGGACCTGCCGCCGATCGACGCGGTGGTGCTGTCGCACCTGCACGGTGACCACTGGGACCGTGTCACCAGGAAAGGCCTGGACCGGGACACCCCGGTCATCACGACCACCGCGGCCGCCCGCCGCCTGCGCCGCCGCGGCTTCCGCCGGACTGTGGGGCTGGAGGAGTGGCGCACACACGAGCTCCGCGGCCCGCACGGCTCGGTACGGATCACCGCGCTGCCCGCCAAGCACGCGCCGGGCCCCGCCGAGGCGCTGTTGCCGCCCGTGATCGGCACGATGCTGGAGTTCTGCAACCCGGACGAACGCGTGGAGCTGCGCATCCACGTCAGCGGCGACACGCTGCTCGACCGCCGCCTCGACGCGATCCCGCGCCGCTTCCCCGACATCGACCTGGCGCTGGTGCACCTGGGCGGCACCCGGCTGCTCGGCCTCGTGCTCGTCACGATGGACGGCGAACAGGGTGCCTCGTGGGTGGACCTGATGAACCCGCACGCGGTCGTGCCGGTGCACTACGACGACTACGCCGCCTTCAGCTCGCCGCTGGACGACTTCCGCCACCACATCGAGCAGAACGGCCTGGCCGACCGGGTGGTCTACCTCAAGAGGGGCGAGACCCGCGAGCTCGCCCCCCACCATCTCGTGCGCTAG
- a CDS encoding class F sortase, with translation MSSEQRLLRTGAAVVSLAGLLLIGLGISGIFSDEPEPGPVAATNPVPSVPGVPSGKVAAPMRAAKPTAVYIPSIGVAAPLMELGLDAQGAIENPPFDPPNQAGWYRYGPVPGQRGAAVITGHLDTRSGPAVFANLKNVKRGDQVQVMRADRSVAVFVVDKVEHAPKRSFPVRKVYAKLTYPGLRLVTCGGTFDRQVHSYVDNTIVYAHLAAPYYPKS, from the coding sequence GTGTCGTCTGAGCAGCGGCTGCTCCGGACCGGGGCAGCCGTCGTCTCGCTGGCGGGGTTGCTGCTGATCGGGCTCGGGATCAGCGGCATCTTCAGCGACGAGCCCGAGCCGGGTCCGGTCGCGGCCACGAACCCCGTGCCGTCGGTCCCGGGCGTGCCGTCCGGCAAGGTGGCCGCGCCCATGAGGGCCGCCAAGCCCACGGCCGTCTACATCCCGTCCATCGGCGTGGCCGCCCCGCTGATGGAGCTGGGCCTGGACGCGCAGGGCGCCATCGAGAACCCGCCGTTCGACCCGCCGAACCAGGCGGGCTGGTACCGCTACGGCCCCGTACCCGGCCAGCGCGGCGCCGCCGTGATCACCGGTCACCTGGACACCAGGAGCGGCCCCGCCGTCTTCGCCAACCTCAAGAACGTCAAGCGCGGCGACCAGGTCCAGGTGATGCGCGCCGACCGCTCGGTGGCGGTGTTCGTCGTCGACAAGGTCGAGCACGCGCCGAAGCGGAGCTTCCCGGTCAGGAAGGTCTACGCCAAGCTCACCTATCCGGGGCTGCGGCTGGTGACCTGCGGCGGGACGTTCGACCGGCAGGTGCACAGCTACGTCGACAACACGATCGTGTACGCCCACCTCGCGGCGCCGTACTACCCCAAGAGCTGA
- a CDS encoding acyl-CoA dehydrogenase — protein sequence MGIGLTEEHRALAASVHGLAGRRAPGHAALAGQGILGLHLPEECGGQGYGLLELCVALEALGERRVHGPYLPTVLTSAVLAWPGDSTGLADGRKGLIAGLTGGSATAAVVLAGDPDGALALGAPDADLFLVPVDGARWAVLDRADVVAEPADSVDLDRALCSVTTRDIPADRVLGEVPARELAAVLLGADACGVAAWAVATAAEYAKEREQFGRPIGQFQGVKHRVAAAFVALEQARAAVWDAARAMDGAGAMDGAASYDEVRLAAAVAAVLGPEAAVRGTADAIQVLGGIGYTFEHDAHRYYRRALSDRMLAGDPGPWAEETARLAVAGTRRAMEPDLPEEAAAVRDAIRAEAGSLRAEEPAARLRRFAADGWIMPYLPRPWGRAASPLEQVIIHQEFRDLKRPNLGIAAWAVPSIVRYGTPEQQERFLPKTFTGEIVWCQLFSEPGAGSDLAGLATKATRVEGGWSLTGQKIWTSLAQYAHWGICLARTSPEKSKHNGITYFLVDMTSQGVTVRPLKEINGDEVFNEVFLDDVFVPDDLVVGAVDEGWRVARDTLSHERVALGDSWGPGSQHTDMAEFIAELPPLRQSQREQAGRLWAEGQAISALGLRITLSQLAGADPVTAPSVRKLLGMRHAQAISEFCWSLAPRNRRWNRTILATRAFTIGGGTTEVQLNIIAERALGLPRDP from the coding sequence ATGGGTATCGGGCTGACCGAGGAGCACCGGGCGCTGGCCGCCTCCGTACACGGACTTGCCGGGCGGCGTGCGCCCGGCCACGCGGCCCTCGCCGGACAGGGGATTCTGGGGCTGCATCTGCCTGAGGAGTGCGGCGGGCAGGGGTACGGGCTGCTGGAGCTGTGCGTCGCGCTCGAGGCGCTGGGCGAGCGGCGCGTCCACGGGCCGTACCTGCCGACCGTCCTCACCTCGGCCGTCCTCGCCTGGCCGGGAGACTCGACCGGTCTGGCCGACGGCAGGAAAGGGCTGATCGCCGGGCTCACCGGCGGGTCCGCGACCGCCGCCGTCGTGCTGGCCGGAGATCCGGACGGTGCCCTCGCCCTGGGGGCGCCGGACGCCGACCTCTTTCTCGTGCCCGTCGACGGCGCCCGGTGGGCGGTGCTCGATCGCGCCGACGTCGTCGCCGAGCCCGCCGACAGCGTGGACCTCGACCGGGCGCTCTGCTCCGTCACCACGCGCGACATCCCCGCCGACCGGGTGCTGGGCGAGGTGCCGGCACGGGAGCTCGCCGCCGTGCTGCTCGGCGCCGACGCGTGCGGCGTGGCGGCGTGGGCCGTGGCGACGGCGGCCGAGTACGCCAAGGAACGCGAGCAGTTCGGGCGGCCGATCGGGCAGTTCCAGGGGGTCAAGCACCGGGTGGCCGCCGCCTTCGTGGCGCTCGAGCAGGCCCGCGCCGCCGTGTGGGACGCCGCCAGAGCGATGGACGGCGCCGGAGCGATGGACGGCGCCGCGTCGTACGACGAGGTCAGGCTGGCGGCGGCGGTGGCCGCGGTGCTGGGGCCCGAGGCGGCGGTGCGAGGTACGGCGGACGCGATCCAGGTGCTCGGCGGCATCGGATACACCTTTGAGCACGACGCGCACCGCTACTACCGCAGGGCCCTGTCCGACCGGATGCTGGCCGGGGACCCGGGGCCGTGGGCCGAGGAGACGGCGAGGCTGGCGGTGGCGGGGACCCGGCGGGCGATGGAGCCGGATCTGCCCGAGGAGGCCGCCGCCGTCAGGGACGCCATCAGGGCGGAGGCCGGGTCGCTGCGGGCCGAGGAGCCGGCGGCCAGGCTGAGGAGGTTCGCGGCGGACGGGTGGATCATGCCGTACCTGCCCAGACCGTGGGGCAGGGCCGCGTCGCCGCTGGAGCAGGTGATCATTCACCAGGAGTTCCGCGACCTGAAGCGGCCGAACCTGGGCATCGCGGCCTGGGCGGTTCCCTCCATCGTCCGGTACGGCACGCCCGAGCAGCAGGAACGCTTCCTGCCGAAGACGTTCACCGGTGAGATCGTGTGGTGCCAGCTGTTCAGCGAGCCCGGTGCGGGCTCCGACCTGGCCGGGCTGGCGACGAAGGCCACGCGGGTGGAGGGCGGCTGGTCGCTGACGGGGCAGAAGATCTGGACGTCTCTTGCACAGTACGCCCATTGGGGCATCTGCCTCGCCCGGACTTCTCCCGAAAAATCGAAACATAACGGCATCACATACTTCCTGGTGGACATGACGTCCCAGGGAGTCACCGTCAGACCGCTCAAGGAGATCAACGGAGACGAGGTGTTCAACGAGGTCTTCCTCGACGACGTCTTCGTACCGGACGACCTGGTCGTCGGTGCGGTGGACGAGGGCTGGCGGGTGGCCCGTGACACGCTCTCCCACGAACGCGTCGCGCTCGGCGACTCCTGGGGGCCGGGCTCGCAGCACACCGACATGGCCGAGTTCATCGCCGAACTGCCGCCGCTCCGCCAGTCGCAGCGCGAGCAGGCGGGCCGCCTGTGGGCCGAGGGCCAGGCCATCTCCGCGCTCGGCCTGCGCATCACGCTCTCGCAGCTGGCCGGGGCCGATCCGGTGACCGCCCCCAGCGTGCGCAAGCTGCTCGGCATGCGCCACGCCCAGGCGATCTCGGAGTTCTGCTGGTCCCTGGCGCCGAGGAACCGCCGCTGGAACCGTACGATCCTCGCCACCCGGGCGTTCACCATCGGCGGCGGCACCACGGAGGTCCAGCTCAACATCATCGCCGAACGGGCGCTCGGCCTTCCCCGCGACCCGTGA
- a CDS encoding RidA family protein codes for MPRAITLIRSASLSDVAEYAYAATAPAESRLIFLAGACPLNADGSTAAIGDYAGQAAKAVENMREALAAAGASLQDVISTRVLVASTRQEDLGTAWKVVRDSFGEHDVPSTLMGVTVLGYNDQLVEIEAVAAVLDS; via the coding sequence GTGCCCCGCGCCATCACGTTGATCCGCTCCGCCTCCCTCTCCGACGTCGCCGAGTACGCCTACGCGGCCACGGCGCCCGCCGAGTCGCGGCTCATCTTCCTCGCCGGCGCGTGTCCGCTGAACGCGGACGGGTCGACGGCCGCGATCGGCGACTATGCGGGTCAGGCGGCGAAGGCCGTCGAGAACATGCGGGAAGCTCTCGCCGCCGCCGGCGCGTCGCTGCAGGATGTCATCAGCACGAGGGTTCTCGTCGCGTCCACCCGGCAGGAGGACCTGGGGACCGCCTGGAAGGTGGTCCGGGACTCGTTCGGTGAGCATGACGTTCCGAGCACCTTGATGGGCGTCACCGTGCTCGGGTACAACGACCAGCTCGTCGAGATCGAAGCCGTCGCCGCCGTGCTCGACTCCTGA
- a CDS encoding alpha/beta hydrolase: protein MKEFDLDLGDSRTLHVYDTGQQDAPHPLTVFWHHGTPNIGTPPEPLFPVSEPLGIRWVSYDRPGYGGSTPSTGRNLVSAAGYVSRVADALGIDRFAVMGHSGGGSHALACGALLQERVLAVVSVSGLAPYGAEGLDWFAGMYASGQASLRAAVQGRAAKERHEASAGYDPEMFTSADHAALGGEWSWFGSVVGPAQEGGQGGAIDDDLAYVNPWGCDPARITAPTLLMHGDQDRVVPSSHGTWLARHCPAAQIKMFPDGHISVLRSGAEALDWLHENAR from the coding sequence ATGAAGGAGTTCGATCTCGATCTCGGCGACAGTCGTACGCTGCACGTTTACGACACCGGCCAGCAGGACGCGCCCCATCCGCTGACCGTCTTCTGGCACCACGGCACGCCGAACATCGGGACGCCGCCCGAGCCGCTCTTCCCCGTCTCAGAACCACTCGGCATCCGATGGGTGTCCTACGACCGGCCCGGTTACGGCGGCTCCACCCCCTCGACGGGGAGAAACCTGGTGTCGGCGGCCGGCTACGTGTCCCGGGTCGCCGACGCGCTGGGCATCGATCGGTTCGCGGTGATGGGCCACTCCGGCGGCGGTTCACATGCCCTGGCCTGCGGCGCCCTGCTCCAGGAGCGCGTGCTGGCCGTCGTCAGCGTGTCCGGCCTGGCCCCGTACGGTGCTGAGGGCCTTGACTGGTTCGCGGGCATGTACGCCTCCGGCCAGGCATCACTGCGCGCAGCCGTCCAGGGCCGCGCGGCCAAGGAGCGGCACGAGGCGTCGGCCGGGTACGACCCGGAGATGTTCACCTCAGCCGATCACGCCGCGCTGGGAGGCGAGTGGTCGTGGTTCGGCAGCGTCGTCGGCCCGGCGCAGGAGGGCGGCCAGGGCGGGGCGATCGACGACGACCTCGCGTACGTGAACCCGTGGGGATGCGACCCCGCGCGGATCACGGCGCCGACGCTGCTCATGCACGGCGACCAGGACCGCGTCGTGCCCAGCTCGCACGGCACGTGGCTGGCCCGGCACTGCCCTGCAGCTCAGATCAAGATGTTTCCCGACGGCCACATCTCGGTCCTCCGCTCTGGAGCAGAAGCCCTGGACTGGCTCCACGAGAACGCCCGATAG
- a CDS encoding class I SAM-dependent methyltransferase codes for MDQPSTTQTPEPDLTSTQRDQEEESVHRALESYYRAGKPPWDTGVTPPELVALVEGHEAMPPGRALELGCGTGTNAIYLARHGWEVAAVDLIDRAVDQARKKAAAAGVAVRLLHGDATRLDELDVPGPFDLFFDLSCYCGVPLHRRDAYAAGLTHRAAPGARLLMFGYGPEPLGNPTPEVASWAAGVTADELRARFPGWELLDVTPGTNSVPTFWFTLGRDA; via the coding sequence ATGGACCAGCCCAGCACCACCCAGACGCCGGAACCGGACCTGACCTCAACGCAGCGCGACCAGGAGGAGGAGTCCGTCCACCGCGCACTGGAGAGCTACTACCGCGCCGGCAAGCCGCCGTGGGACACCGGCGTGACGCCGCCCGAGCTGGTCGCCCTGGTAGAGGGGCACGAGGCGATGCCGCCCGGCCGCGCCCTCGAACTCGGCTGCGGCACGGGGACCAACGCCATCTACCTCGCACGGCACGGCTGGGAGGTGGCGGCCGTCGACCTGATCGACCGCGCCGTCGACCAGGCCAGAAAGAAGGCTGCGGCGGCGGGAGTGGCGGTACGGCTGCTGCACGGAGACGCCACCCGCCTCGACGAGTTGGACGTGCCGGGCCCCTTCGACCTGTTCTTCGACCTGAGCTGCTACTGCGGGGTCCCGCTGCACCGCCGCGACGCCTACGCCGCCGGGCTTACCCACCGCGCCGCTCCCGGGGCACGGTTGCTGATGTTCGGGTACGGCCCCGAGCCGCTCGGCAATCCGACCCCCGAGGTCGCGTCGTGGGCGGCGGGCGTCACTGCCGACGAGCTCCGCGCCAGGTTCCCCGGCTGGGAACTACTCGACGTCACACCGGGCACCAACTCGGTGCCGACCTTCTGGTTCACGCTGGGCCGCGACGCCTAG
- a CDS encoding nuclear transport factor 2 family protein, with protein sequence MTSEQNRTLVKQAWRSFSTRDKDLIAMFFTKDAEWLAPPGNATAVALGGSHHIVGRDAIVHFLTVDFPRLFVADVTVDFRGFHAAGDVVVVEETMQATLANGNAYRNDYCFVFELRDGLIHRVREYMDTANGHRMVFGDS encoded by the coding sequence ATGACTTCTGAGCAGAACCGCACGCTGGTGAAGCAGGCATGGCGATCGTTCTCGACCCGGGACAAGGACTTGATCGCGATGTTCTTCACCAAGGACGCGGAGTGGCTGGCCCCGCCCGGGAACGCGACCGCCGTGGCGCTCGGCGGCTCGCACCACATAGTGGGCAGGGACGCCATCGTCCACTTCCTCACCGTGGACTTCCCGCGCCTGTTCGTCGCCGATGTGACGGTGGATTTCCGGGGGTTCCACGCCGCCGGCGACGTGGTCGTGGTGGAGGAGACCATGCAGGCGACGCTCGCCAACGGCAACGCCTACCGCAACGACTACTGCTTCGTCTTCGAGCTGCGGGACGGGCTGATCCACCGGGTACGCGAGTACATGGACACCGCCAACGGGCATCGCATGGTGTTCGGCGACTCGTGA
- a CDS encoding NUDIX domain-containing protein, producing MAVGIDKIAWIHLEDGKILSTRSHGKDVYYLPGGKREPGESDLDTLVREIDEELSVAIVPATAAHLGTYQAQAHGHPVGVVVQMACYTADHLGTPTPSNEIEEIVWLTYADRHRVSDVDQIVFDELHQTGRLH from the coding sequence ATGGCCGTCGGCATCGACAAGATCGCGTGGATCCATCTGGAGGATGGCAAGATCCTCAGCACCCGATCGCACGGCAAGGACGTGTACTACCTCCCCGGCGGCAAACGCGAGCCCGGTGAGAGTGACCTCGACACTCTCGTCCGGGAGATCGACGAGGAGCTGTCCGTCGCCATCGTCCCCGCCACTGCCGCCCACCTGGGGACGTATCAGGCTCAGGCGCACGGTCACCCCGTGGGTGTCGTCGTGCAGATGGCCTGTTACACCGCCGACCACCTCGGGACGCCGACGCCCAGTAACGAGATCGAAGAGATCGTCTGGCTGACCTATGCCGATCGCCACCGCGTGTCGGACGTGGACCAGATCGTCTTCGACGAACTGCACCAGACAGGCCGGCTCCACTGA
- a CDS encoding tetratricopeptide repeat protein, producing the protein MSEGIKDQPGVSEAAAQSRASVLRSRAESYIALSRHDAAIADLTESIALVPDNARAWRLRGESHRVIERYEAALVDFDEALRLEPDSAYALGSRGQTYAAMGRLEDAMADFEHALTLAPDSLWILEAKADALVDLDRLDEALEAHGKIIALNEELPYSWAARGDLYQRMHLYAEAIDDYTKALEVNPDYVRALSRRGEALRMTDRYEDALTDLSRALELDPENDRAYGSRGAVLSELGDNEAALNDLNRAIELDPEYIWAFRVRGEILQELDRHEEAVSDFTQALHLEFGD; encoded by the coding sequence ATGAGCGAGGGGATCAAGGACCAGCCGGGCGTCTCGGAGGCAGCCGCCCAGTCCCGTGCGTCGGTGCTCCGCAGCCGCGCCGAGTCGTACATCGCCCTGTCGAGACACGACGCCGCGATCGCGGATCTGACGGAGTCGATCGCACTGGTGCCCGACAACGCCCGGGCCTGGCGGCTGCGCGGCGAGAGCCACCGCGTCATCGAACGCTACGAGGCCGCGCTGGTGGATTTCGACGAGGCACTCAGGCTGGAGCCGGACAGCGCGTACGCCCTGGGCTCGCGCGGCCAGACGTACGCCGCGATGGGACGCCTGGAGGACGCCATGGCGGACTTCGAGCACGCCCTCACCCTCGCCCCCGACTCCCTGTGGATCCTGGAGGCGAAGGCCGACGCCCTGGTGGACCTGGACCGCCTGGACGAGGCCCTGGAGGCGCACGGGAAAATCATCGCCCTGAACGAGGAGCTGCCCTATTCCTGGGCGGCCCGCGGCGACCTGTACCAGCGTATGCACCTTTACGCCGAGGCCATCGACGACTACACGAAGGCGCTGGAGGTGAACCCGGACTACGTACGCGCGCTGAGCCGGAGGGGCGAGGCGCTGCGCATGACAGACCGGTACGAGGACGCGCTGACCGACCTCAGCCGCGCTTTGGAGCTGGACCCGGAGAACGACCGCGCCTACGGCAGCCGGGGAGCGGTGCTGAGCGAGCTGGGCGACAACGAGGCGGCCCTGAACGATCTGAACCGGGCGATCGAGCTGGACCCCGAATACATTTGGGCGTTCCGGGTGCGCGGGGAGATCCTTCAGGAGCTGGACCGCCACGAGGAGGCGGTCTCCGACTTCACCCAGGCCCTCCACCTGGAATTCGGCGACTGA